One genomic segment of Stigmatopora argus isolate UIUO_Sarg chromosome 3, RoL_Sarg_1.0, whole genome shotgun sequence includes these proteins:
- the LOC144070971 gene encoding putative oxidoreductase YjmC, giving the protein MSRCLITQQEVTTFIEKCMTAVGSKEHHARSLAQVLVEGDHRGHYSHGLNRMDMYVKDLQTGVCAKDGEPVVDKESPATALVNGKNLLGPVVGNFCMDLAIKKAKEVGIGWVVAHGSNHYGIAGHYAIRAIKENMIGMSFTNTSPLVVPTRGRKCTLGTNPISVAAPSKDGDSFVLDMATSAVALGKVELHDRRGDTIPVGWGCDAQGKMTPDPKKVLDGGGLVPIGGSEATGGYKGYGLGMMVEIFCGILAGSNYSTHIRSWKVTDSVADLGQCFVAINPENFAPGFTDRMADLLAIQRGLDPADPDAPVLAPGDTERTNMAKCEKLGGIPYHINVVNHMNDCAKRVGVSPLLPVDKIIPE; this is encoded by the exons ATGAGCAG GTGTTTGATTACCCAGCAGGAGGTGACCACTTTCATCGAGAAGTGCATGACGGCGGTGGGCAGCAAGGAGCATCATGCCCGCAGCCTGGCACAGGTTCTGGTGGAGGGTGACCACAGGGGGCACTACAGCCACGGCCTGAATCGGATGG ATATGTACGTCAAAGACCTACAGACGGGAGTCTGCGCTAAGGATGGGGAGCCCGTCGTCGATAAGGAGAGTCCCGCTACGGCGCTCGTGAACGGGAAGAACCTGCTGGGGCCCGtggtggggaacttctgcatgGATTTGGCTATCAAGAAAGCCAAAGAAGTTGGCATCGGTTGGGTGGTCGCGCATG GCTCAAACCACTATGGCATCGCCGGCCACTACGCCATTCGAGCAATTAAGGAGAACATGATC GGAATGTCCTTCACCAACACGTCCCCTCTGGTGGTCCCCACCCGTGGCAGAAAG TGCACCTTGGGCACCAACCCCATCAGCGTCGCGGCGCCGTCCAAAGACGGGGACAGCTTCGTCCTGGACATGGCCACGTCTGCGGTCGCGCTCGGAAAA GTGGAGCTGCACGATCGTCGCGGCGACACCATCCCCGTGGGATGGGGGTGCGACGCTCAGGGCAAGATGACTCCTGACCCTAAGAAAGTTCTGGACGGAGGGGGATTGGTTCCAATTGGCGGCAGCGAGGCCACAG GAGGGTACAAAGGTTACGGACTGGGAATGATGGTGGAGATTTTCTGCGGTATCCTGGCCGGCTCAAATTACAGCACACACATCCGATCGTGGAAGGTGACCGACAGTGTTGCCGACCTG GGTCAGTGTTTCGTGGCGATCAACCCGGAGAACTTTGCTCCCGGGTTCACCGACCGCATGGCGGACCTCTTGGCCATCCAAAGAGGACTAGACCCG GCTGACCCCGACGCCCCCGTTCTGGCCCCCGGTGATACCGAGAGGACCAACATGGCCAAGTGTGAGAAGTTGGGTGGAATCCCGTACCACATAAATGTGGTCAACCACATG AACGACTGCGCCAAGAGGGTGGGCGTTAGTCCCCTGCTGCCCGTCGACAAAATCATTCCAGAGTAG